From the genome of Halobacteriovorax marinus SJ:
GAGTTTCAATAACTGGAAGTGCTGTTAATGAACCTGCTCCTAACTCGTCAGAAAGCTTTGCAGCTCTTTCTAATAGTCTTGAGTGTAGATAGAAAACGTCACCTGGGAATGCTTCACGCCCTGGTGGTCTTCTAAGTAGTAATGACATTTGTCTATATGCTTGAGCTTGCTTAGTTAAATCGTCATAAACGATAACTGCGTGCTTACCATTATCTCTATAGTACTCACCCATTGTACAACCAGTATATGGTGCTAAGTACTGAAGTGGTGCTGTATCAGATGCTGTTGCAGAAACGATGATTGTGTAATCAAGTGCTCCAGCTTCTTTTAGTTTTTGTTGTACTTGTCTAACAGTAGAGTTCTTCTGTCCAATAGCAACGTAAATACATACAACATCTTTACCTTTTTGGTTAATGATTGTATCGATAGCTACTGCTGTCTTACCAGTCTTACGGTCACCAATAATAAGCTCACGCTGACCTCTACCAATTGGAATCATAGAGTCAATTGCTTTGATACCTGTTTGAAGAGGCTCATGAACTGGCTTTCTTGCAATAATTCCTGGTGCTTTAATTTCAATTTTACCATAGTTGTCAGAGTTAATTTCACCCTGTCCATCAATAGGCTCACCGATAGCGTTAACAACTCTACCAAGTAGAGCATCACCAACTGGAACTTCAACGATTTTTTCAGTTCTCTTTACAGTAGAACCTTCTTTAATATCGTTATCGTTACCTAGAATAGCAACACCAACGTTGTTAGCTTCTAAGTTAAGAACCATACCTTTAGTACCTGTTCCAAATTCAACAAGTTCTCCGGCCATAACGTTCTTAAGTCCAAATACTCTGGCAACACCGTCACCAACAGTAAGAACAGTTCCAACTTCATCAACTTGTAATTTAGTTTCGAAATTGGCAATTCTACTTTTAATAATGCTCGTAATTTCTTCTGGGTTCATCGACATTAGATACCTCTTTAATAATTATTCACTTAATACTGAATCTTTAAATTTTGCTAATTGATTATCTAACGAAGCATCAAGCTGTAGATCTTCTACTGTTACTTTGTAACCTGCTGTGATGTCTTCATTTTGTACATACGTTAATTCTGTTGTTAGTCCTAATTTTTCCTTAAGATAAGTAGTCATCTTAGTTTTAAATTCTGGAGAAACTTCAGAGTTACTTCCTTCAATAGTTCCTCTAAGGAAACCTTTATTATGATCATCAATCACAATAACTTCTTTGAAGATGAGAGGAAAAATACTAATTCTTTTCTCGTTAATTAGAAAATTAACAAAGTTTGTTACGATTGAAGA
Proteins encoded in this window:
- the atpA gene encoding F0F1 ATP synthase subunit alpha, with amino-acid sequence MSMNPEEITSIIKSRIANFETKLQVDEVGTVLTVGDGVARVFGLKNVMAGELVEFGTGTKGMVLNLEANNVGVAILGNDNDIKEGSTVKRTEKIVEVPVGDALLGRVVNAIGEPIDGQGEINSDNYGKIEIKAPGIIARKPVHEPLQTGIKAIDSMIPIGRGQRELIIGDRKTGKTAVAIDTIINQKGKDVVCIYVAIGQKNSTVRQVQQKLKEAGALDYTIIVSATASDTAPLQYLAPYTGCTMGEYYRDNGKHAVIVYDDLTKQAQAYRQMSLLLRRPPGREAFPGDVFYLHSRLLERAAKLSDELGAGSLTALPVIETQEGDVSAYIPTNVISITDGQIFLESDLFNSGVRPAVNVGLSVSRVGGSAQIKAMKKVAGTLRLDLASFRELAAFAAFGSDLDAATQAQLSKGERLVELLKQGQYVPMEVVDQVIGIFAATKGLLDSVPVDKIQECEKGLIELMNSKHADMVKEINEKKAVQDEEKLISIIKDYVAGLKY
- a CDS encoding F0F1 ATP synthase subunit delta, yielding MKEQIVAKAYAQSLIELASEAKVDAAKELTDLNVLINKNNDLENLLFLDVFTVEEKEEVMKEILSKLGLSSIVTNFVNFLINEKRISIFPLIFKEVIVIDDHNKGFLRGTIEGSNSEVSPEFKTKMTTYLKEKLGLTTELTYVQNEDITAGYKVTVEDLQLDASLDNQLAKFKDSVLSE